In the Bos mutus isolate GX-2022 chromosome 10, NWIPB_WYAK_1.1, whole genome shotgun sequence genome, aggttaaaatataaaaatgctttaagAAAAGTACAGACACCATTAGTAGCAGAGGGAAAGAACCACTGAGAGAAGTCAGAAGGAGGATTAGTTGCAATGCAGGAGTGACTGCAAAATATTATGTGCTCAATAAACAGAGGCACTCTGCACTTTCCACACCATCCAAGTGTGAGACCCACATAAAGATCTTCTGCTTCATTACATTCTGATGGTTGGGTTTGGAAAGAGTTGCCGAATTTCAGCATTAAAAATACAACATATGCAGAGTCTGCTGGGAAGAGGAGGGGCTGAGTTGGGCATCAGAGGAATGAGGAATTTAGATATTGATGGATGTTGCTGCTGGAATCCAACAAGGAAGACTAGACACTGACTTCATAGAAACGTAAAGCAGGAGGCAACAGTTCATACATTTGCCCACTTCTTTGCTTGTTATAGTTCCCAAAAGGGTTGAAAAACGAAGGtgggtggagagagggagagacaatgAAATACAGCAGGTTCTTGAATAAGGGCTTGTCTTAGCAAGATTAAGTCTGGAAACCTCTTGGTACATCTTTATGGAGCCTCAACTCTCCTCCAGGCTCTGAAATGGTAAATTACTATTGACTCAGTTATTCAGGAGCTGAATTGCGAATCCAGTCTGTGAATTAACTGGgccctttgcttttccttctttattcttcTATCTGCCTTTTGGGCAATTCATTACTTACTAGAATTTCCACCAGGGGGTGGGAGTGAAGACAATACTGAATCTTAAAAATCGGTTGCTGTTAGAGAACCTGGCTATTGTGGCAATTGATGCTATCAAAAAACCAGAGGTATAGCACTCATGTTTGTTGCGCTTTCTAGCTCAAACTACTGCGGTTTTAGTAACTTCATAGGAAAATGGCCTCAGAGTAGATCATTATTTTACCCAGTATTAGAGAGTGCCCTTGAACAAAATGTCAATTTCAGTCTCATTAACAGACTGCTGAAAAGGTATAGATGTTAATTGTTGCTTGGAcaccgggcggggcggggccgatTTACTACTACCGGTTTAGAACAGATTTTCATCCAGTCACGCCCTTCTCAAAGATGGCCGGCCCCACTTCCCTCCCTCATCCTGACGTTTGCGTTTGCTTCCTATGAATTTGAGGTTAATCTAATCCTGTGTTGGTTACGTGGCCAAAGTCAAGATGTCAGCCACACCCCTTTATAATTTAAGGGGAGTGAagccatttattttttccctccttggTGAAAATAATTACCCGCGTCTGGCTCTTGTGTTTGGAGGCGTGGTTGCCAGGACTTAAAATGGCTCCTCCCTGGGATAGATTTAATAGGGAGTGAAGCTGTGACGGCGAGGCGTTGCCCGGTCGTTCTTTGCTAGGCGTTCTGGCAAGCAGTTCCCTTGCCCTTACTAGACATGGCGCTGGCCAGCGTGTTGGAGAGGCCGCTATCGGTGAACCGGCGCGGGTTTTTTGGACTCGGGGGTCGTGCGGATCTGCTGGACCTGGGTCCAGGCAGTCCCAGCGATGGGCTGAGCCTGGCCGCGCCCAGCTGGGGTGTCCCAGAGGAGCCAAGAATTGAAATACTTCATGGAACCACCACCCTGGCCTTCAAGGTGCAGACACAGCCGCCGTGCCGGGCTGAATCCCGCCCGCCCGCGCCCTTCCCAGCCTCCCAGCGGGTCCAGAACCCGCCGTGGCCGCGGCCGCGAAGCCCAGGCGGAGGCTCGGGCCTCTTGCCCCGACCCCGGCAGTTTCGCTGTCTCATTGTCCCGGGAGACCTCGGTTCTCGCTCTGGCGGGAGCGGGGTGGCGGTGGGGCTGGGGAATAGTGGGGGTAAGTGGGAGAAGGATTTCGAGGCTGTTTAGATTGATTCCCAGGCGACCCCAGGCTGCTCCTGTCCAGGAAAGAGGCGGCCGAAACGACAGTGAACTCTGGCAGAGGGAAGGCTGTTGTGACCGCCCAAGGTTTTGAAAACAGTGGCCCGGATAGGTCAGGGTAACTGAAAAGTTATGGCTTGAGGAGTAAAGTTGGTGGGAGGAAGCACTCTTAATAGGAGCCAGACAATTGGGATTCCTGGCCTAGCTTTGTAATAACTGGCTCTGTTGTCTTGGGTAAGTCATTCGATCTCattgagcctgtttcctcagccAGCAAGTGAAGGTAATCTCACCTCAAGCTATTGATGTGAAGCTCCAGTGACATATAAGTGGGAAAATATGTTGTGAAGTATAAAACAGCAGCGACAGAGATGTTCTGGGGTTGTATCGATGAACAAAGAAATGTCAAGGTGATGTTTTTGTGGTCTGATGTGGCCCCTGGCTTGTGTTTTCTCTAATCTTAACAGTTTCGCCATGGAGTCATTGTTGCAGCAGATTCCCGGGCCACAGCCGGTGCCTACATCGCctcccagacagtaaagaaggtGATAGAGATCAACCCCTACCTGCTGGGCACCATGGCTGGGGGTGCAGCGGATTGCAGCTTCTGGGAGAGGCTGTTGGCTCGGCAATGTCGAATCTATGAGCTTCGAAACAAGGAACGCATCTCCGTAGCAGCTGCCTCCAAGCTGCTTGCCAACATGGTGTATCAGTATAAAGGCATGGGGCTCTCCATGGGCACCATGATCTGTGGCTGGGATAAGAGGGGCCCTGGTAAGTTTCGCTGCAACCGTGTGATTCTTGGGCTGCCATTACAGAGAGGTTGCATGAACAGATGAATCAAAGAGCATATGTCAGTGCTAAGGATGTGTTGATTAGTTCTCagtccttccttctctttgttcAAGGAGGAAATGTAGTGTAGGAAAGGGCACAGAGGTAGATTAGCTGTGTCATTGATCATCCATGTGACTTAGGGCAGGTTATTTTCTCAGCCTGTTTCATCATCTTATATAGGTTCCATGAGGCAATACATGTCAAATATATCTagtctcttctgtaaaatgataaGACATGCAAAGAGTTGTATTTAAGAATTGAGTAATAGACATAAAAACTCTAATCAGTTCAATTTGATAGAAATAATGTGAGCtagatataaagaaaataaattaaaaaatgtgagcTACACATGTAAcatgtaattttacttttttctaatggatatattttaaaagcttaaagaaatgagtgaaattaattttaacaattgTTTTAATCCATAATAACGAAA is a window encoding:
- the PSMB5 gene encoding proteasome subunit beta type-5; this translates as MALASVLERPLSVNRRGFFGLGGRADLLDLGPGSPSDGLSLAAPSWGVPEEPRIEILHGTTTLAFKFRHGVIVAADSRATAGAYIASQTVKKVIEINPYLLGTMAGGAADCSFWERLLARQCRIYELRNKERISVAAASKLLANMVYQYKGMGLSMGTMICGWDKRGPGLYYVDSEGNRISGATFSVGSGSVYAYGVMDRGYSYDLEVEEAYDLARRAIYQATYRDAYSGGSVSLYHVREDGWIRVSSDNVADLHDKYSGSTH